The DNA window GGCCGCGACTCGACGGTGCTGGCCGAGCTCGGCGGCGGATACGTGGTCAGCGAGCTGGCGATCGCCGCGGACGACTGGGTGACCGGGCGCCCCCTCGAGGAACTCGGGTTACCGGACGAGGGCCTGCTGGTGCTGCGGATCAACCGGAAGGAAAGCGACGACGTGGCGTGCCCGGTCCCGGGCACCAGGCTGGCGTGCGGCGACGTGGTGGTGCTCTACGGCCACACCGACGCGATCACCGATCTCGACCACCGCGGCGCCGCCGACGGCGACGACTCCCACGCCCGTGCGGTGGGCCGACACGCGGCCCGCGGCGGCGCTCGCGGGTGACGCCGGGTTACCGGTGGCCCGGCAGGGCTTGCAGGTCGCCCTCGATGCCCTGCAGATCGCCTTGGATGCCTTGCAGTTTGCCCTCGATGGCCTGCAGGTCGGACAGCGCCTTGTCCAGGCCCGGTTGCGTCTCGCCTGCGCTCGCGGGATGGAACTGCGGGCAGTACGAGACGATGGCACCGGCGGTGACGGCGGTGCTCTGGTCGGCATCCCAGATCGACGATCGCTGCACGAAGCGGACGGCGTCGGCGAAGTCGGGCCGGTTCTTCAGGAATTCGCAGACGGCATGCCCCTGGCTGGCGACGTAGTCGCGGCCGGGAACGGGCACGCCTTGCTGCTGCAACGCGTCGGTGAGCGCCCTGTCGGCGATGTCGGACGCCGAGGTGGGAGCCTTCGTCGGCATGACCGGGGCGGGTGGCGCCGCCCGTGGCGGGGTCTCGGTCGGCTGCGCCGCCGGCGGTGCTTCGCGGCCCGCGAGGATCACGACCACCGCGGCGACGACCGCGAGCAGGGACAGCGGCAACACCGCCAGGGGACCGAAGCGGCGCAGCGTACTCTTGCGGCGCGGCCGGACGGGGCCGGGGGTTGCGATGACACCTCCCGGCGCCGCCGGGAGGTGGCCCAGGCGTTCGTCGAGCAGTTCGTCGACCCGCTCGCTGAACCGTTGACCGCCCTGTTCGCGGATCGACCGGCGCCCCAGGGCGAGGAGCCGCAACTCGGAGTCGATCGTCTCGCGATCGCGCATGTCAATCAGTCTGCGGGGGCGGCGAGGTTGTCACAAGTCCTCGTACTCAGACCGGCGCCCAGGTGGCCCAGGACTCGCCGAAATCCAGGGTCGCCGCGGACGGGCGGGCGGTGCCGATGATTTCGCGGAAGTGGTCTTGCCAGCCCCACCAGAGGCAGATGATGAAGACGTATTGGTACCAGCTGAGCTGGTAGCCGTCGGGTATGGCCTCGCCCTTGCTCTCCGGTGCCAACACGGCGA is part of the Mycobacterium sp. HUMS_12744610 genome and encodes:
- a CDS encoding DUF732 domain-containing protein; translation: MRDRETIDSELRLLALGRRSIREQGGQRFSERVDELLDERLGHLPAAPGGVIATPGPVRPRRKSTLRRFGPLAVLPLSLLAVVAAVVVILAGREAPPAAQPTETPPRAAPPAPVMPTKAPTSASDIADRALTDALQQQGVPVPGRDYVASQGHAVCEFLKNRPDFADAVRFVQRSSIWDADQSTAVTAGAIVSYCPQFHPASAGETQPGLDKALSDLQAIEGKLQGIQGDLQGIEGDLQALPGHR